One Chryseobacterium sp. StRB126 genomic region harbors:
- a CDS encoding AraC family transcriptional regulator, whose amino-acid sequence MIILLLLFSITDFHAEEYRNDYVWLRSQYENLKKNDSTAFRYLRIYISKAKKDSDFARLSEAYKFAVYFTPSNEGKLSYADSTIYAALRSKQPELIGDAYLGKGIFYYFNLKKYEPALAEYLKAYEYSKNGKDEYLHQKIIYHLGVVKSYLGFYQEALELFKQCSAFFEKGSKGKSHPNTLFNFKRGYFNSIHQMVICYRNLKKYDMADDLVENTLLHLADQDRFLLEKSYLLKCRGISAYHHKNYAGSIHDLNAALQEILKSNDFSWLSVIYYYLGKNHMVNNENKGVYYLEKVDSIFNRHTFILPEVRPAYEDLITYYSEKGDQEKQLYYTKQLLKVDKIIGKDFTYLSSKIHREYDERLLTESKNRLEKMSSRRMMYLLVFIVSTIFFLCLFILKYHKEQHIKLKYLLLQDRLNNKQYDALIIDGQNVSNNSIKIGLPEELYKELDQKLRQFEIENGFKQRGLTLGILATKMNTNTSYLSTFINENKGENFKTYINRLRISYITHLLNSERKYLLYTIEALAEESGISTRQHFSDLFYEVNGLRPTDFIRKRKQELKIE is encoded by the coding sequence ATGATAATATTGCTGCTGCTTTTTTCCATCACTGATTTCCACGCAGAGGAATACAGAAATGATTATGTCTGGCTCAGAAGTCAATACGAAAATCTTAAAAAGAATGACTCGACAGCTTTCAGGTATTTAAGGATTTATATATCAAAAGCAAAGAAGGATTCTGATTTTGCAAGGCTTTCGGAAGCTTATAAGTTTGCCGTATATTTCACTCCGTCCAATGAAGGAAAACTTTCCTATGCAGACAGTACTATTTATGCAGCATTGAGGTCAAAGCAGCCGGAACTTATCGGTGATGCCTATTTAGGCAAAGGAATCTTTTATTACTTTAACCTTAAAAAATATGAACCTGCCCTGGCAGAGTATCTCAAAGCTTATGAATATTCTAAAAATGGTAAGGATGAGTATTTACATCAAAAAATCATATATCATCTGGGGGTAGTAAAAAGTTATTTAGGATTTTATCAGGAAGCTTTAGAGTTGTTTAAACAATGCAGTGCCTTTTTTGAAAAAGGAAGTAAAGGAAAAAGTCATCCGAATACGTTATTCAATTTTAAAAGAGGCTATTTTAATTCTATTCATCAAATGGTGATCTGTTATCGAAACCTTAAGAAATATGATATGGCAGACGACCTTGTTGAAAATACTTTACTGCATCTCGCTGATCAGGATAGATTTTTACTGGAAAAAAGCTATCTGTTAAAATGCCGTGGCATTTCGGCGTATCACCACAAAAATTACGCCGGAAGTATACATGATTTAAATGCAGCTTTACAAGAGATCTTAAAATCAAATGATTTTTCCTGGTTATCTGTTATTTATTATTATCTGGGAAAGAATCATATGGTGAATAATGAGAATAAGGGTGTTTATTATCTTGAGAAGGTTGATTCTATTTTCAACCGGCATACATTTATCCTTCCTGAAGTAAGACCAGCATATGAAGATCTAATAACGTACTATTCAGAGAAAGGCGATCAGGAAAAGCAACTGTATTATACCAAGCAGCTATTGAAGGTTGACAAGATTATCGGCAAAGATTTCACCTATCTATCGTCAAAAATACACAGGGAGTATGATGAAAGATTACTCACTGAAAGTAAAAACAGATTGGAGAAAATGAGTTCGCGCCGGATGATGTACTTGCTTGTTTTTATCGTATCAACCATATTCTTTCTCTGTCTATTCATTTTGAAATATCACAAGGAGCAACATATAAAATTAAAGTATCTGCTACTGCAGGACAGATTAAATAATAAACAATATGATGCATTAATTATTGATGGGCAAAATGTTAGCAACAATTCTATAAAAATAGGGCTTCCTGAGGAACTCTATAAAGAACTGGATCAGAAACTTCGGCAATTTGAAATTGAAAACGGATTTAAACAAAGGGGGTTAACATTAGGAATATTAGCGACTAAAATGAATACTAATACCTCTTATCTTTCCACTTTTATCAATGAAAATAAAGGTGAAAACTTTAAGACCTACATCAATAGGCTTAGAATTTCTTATATCACACACTTACTAAACTCGGAAAGGAAGTACCTCTTGTATACAATTGAAGCTCTCGCTGAAGAATCGGGTATTTCAACTCGCCAGCATTTTTCAGATCTATTTTACGAAGTCAATGGATTAAGGCCAACAGATTTTATTCGCAAAAGAAAACAAGAACTTAAAATAGAATAG